taattatagaggaggaattcgtactatagaactaggtataggtcgataaagcgtataatcgctttaacgaatttagaaaaagggtaaacgacctagatttcctccctataattactaacggaaatctattattataaaaggatatactagggcaaaatatagtactagaagtacgataatcgataattctatttatttcgatctataacttattactattactaatacgaaattcggcgccgatcggctaataaaaaaagaaataaacgacctaaagttattaataatacgtagcgacgtagggttcgtatatagatattaaaaatttaataacgaatacgaagtaatttataaaccttaaaaagatcttcttaaaagagaaattatactctagggggaagtataaggtcttataaaaaaccctaacgatgttttataattactacgaaaaagtcggaattagggaatactaatactattcggtaattaatatcgtactcgtaagtaaagcctctaattattattacgaagcggtacgtaatctcgattaaaacgacttttttaatataattaacgtaatctaaagccgcttcgagacctataataagaacctagagctcctatctaagctacgagcgatttcttttgtatttatagttaggataataaagggcaaatcgtaagtagagatcctcgaagagcttattgatcgaattaataagctagcgaaaacctagctaaataaggggataaacgagcggaaagtcggatatttctataccgtaatttagcgtatactagaggtaaaaatcactttatactaagtacttaaaaactacgaaacgctctacttaaggctaagatatagttttaatattaaaataagaatgccgcgctaaacctatttctaaatatacgacggcccttattaataatattaagtcgatcgaacgtataataaaaaaaaaaaagaggctagatacggcaatcgctaataaggaggcccagattcgttaaataggtagagatttaacttataaatagggtaataaaagaagtaatattatatttataaaaaggatagatattaattaagtaactattctaaggaagagcgtactaaattatataaataatataaaaagtcgagagtagtaaatagtaaaactagccctcgttagtttaactaattcctcattatatataaaagtagatctaggggtacggaacttagtaatagtaattaaagtagcggcctaaagcatataccccctataagagattcggaagataaggaagatcttacttattatattaacgaattaaattataacgaaattaacgatattaactactcttttttcgccccgttagcctctagaggatatacgaggctaaataagtagagagtagcggaagctcttaataagtaagcttttatttataaatagtaagggaaggtcccttagataacggatacggaggcggctaaaagggcaaatctaatagggccgaagcctattttcttaacgattaaggaaaagacgctatctctcttaatatttaaaaaaaaggaatatagtactaagtaaatctaagggtagctagaggggtcctttttatactacttaaatccctcgaatactaagctcgtataagcattctatacgagcgaaaggtatagcctagacgatttttataagattatcctaaatactagggtatcgtaataattaattaaaaaaaaagggcaattctaagtactataaaaaatcgcattagtaacgcttaatacgttaacaataagtattacgaaaattagtttcggcctaagtagaaaagttattactctaagtataataaaaatagagacgtacttcggaataataactttctatattttacctattaataccccatttctcctatatctaaaaaacatAGAttgactaagtattatatttaataatacgaagaatagaatctttaataataagtacttcgaggtaatcgaacgacgataggggtatacgtttataaagcttactaataatacgaagtcgattaattacctaacggaaagtgagcttagaaaactatactagagatttgggcacccgtcggttacgaggctatataacctcttaaagtaattaggtaataataatattaaaataggggcgctagagtagttaataaaagtatactactaatattaaataaatgcgcagagcctacgtaaatttaaatttaaattgcgtaataagcttaactttaattaggaaatcgtcgtcaaTATCTTTtgcttaaatagtcggctagtattatatataattaacgtagctatatccttctaagtaaggtaattcctccgggatctataagtaaaaatagtataagtagccttataaaaaagctagatcgatatatactaaggaccgctagatagtattagaaccgacgttagtactagctttaagttagtaaaatttagggataatacgacggcttacggtatatagctaaaaatcgtacccgttaaagcgcactataatattaaaaaagtaaaaagggtatactagtagttaaaaagggcgtttagaattattaaaaaagaaaatccggattttactaacgacgaatgcctctagatagtacttaaatactataataatactatagggcctaacggacttatactaacgctattagtatttagagtatatttaagaacgaccttagctttattactatcgctaggtataagctaacgagcccgagtagttaaaaaagtaatgcgggtactgcgcgaggtaagcgtaaaaaagtaaattaataaaataattactacgcacaataggcctaatataaaaaataatctaaatatactactaaattcggatatacgaatatagcgcgaaattacttaataataggctaggctatataagttaatttctattaacgagcgcttttatatagttacgagagatcgtaactagctactcgaagtattaattatagtagttagaccgtactatatagatcttaacgaggtaatttctaacctataaaaagaagaagagctaggggaaactatataacccgtaatagaggtataagaaattatccttaacgaaatcgtcgtaatagtattaacaaATGAcgaagaaaaggaaattactaaaaaggcactaatactactagcgagatgttataaaaaactacaacggtaagccctaacgcggtaatttattactaataacgaggtaattaatactttttatatagtaaaagagaaagctaatttcgagctagcggttaaactacgtaaaaaaggcgtaattataactattaaaaaaccgtataagggattagatcttatcgaagtagatactctttgcgatcgaggggtctatcgatttatcctatagaacttagaaaaatatataaacctctatatatttaaattacgaatagttcgtaagattaaagggaaaggaataccctagccgtacgagaagtttagatacgtaatttaggggtacggtaatattaaaaaggcaacgttgcttatataatcgcctattatatagcgctatagctaacgattaataatagtactaatagtattattacggaaaaagggatacgagatttagagccgtgatattacctaggcctatacctaatcggctacagggcttataaggaaaatcctggcccatttactaaaggaaatagctagtaagtacttagaaagcacgattattaaagtgcttaagctactatataggctcgcagaatcgggtacttattaataagctacttactacgatttttatattaattaactattaatagttacttttatatacgacccgtgcttattagttacggagtacgaaggtaactaatttaggatcgttggaatataaaccgacgatatattaggcctatttaatattaactttataaaaaaggaggataaggagctttagaaagcgggcttcgtaataaagctaaaagaggtccttataataaatacccccttagtatttaatagtaggatttttataattaaaggggaaaacgtcgttttttaataaaaggggtagggcgagaagattaacctcgtcgatctaaacgtaattaatattaaaaagcggtataaggctaagctcgcgcgaggggtatatattacgaatatttattagcttaaggcgacttttaattatattaaaatagcgcaggctataaatctaaccgaacgagacgtcgaggtatttaataaatagcttaagtagtaataaacgaatctcgatcgaggtcttatctattacctaatcgactttgcgactagtaagctttacgtctttattaataggttatttacgaataataacgaccttacttcgtacttagggtatattattatcctagctaacgagagtataagcgagagcgaatttactatatacggtaatataatctattactcgttaactaaaaataagtaggtaataagaagtatattagcgttagacgtttataatataattaacggcgttaacctctcttacgtaattttaataacactaaggaagattactaattaaattagccttttacctattctaacggttatttatactaattcctactcgctatataaataccttattaaattaagaacgataaaggaaaagaggcttataatcgatattatagcccttaggtaatcgtataaaaggcgcgagatacttaagatccgttagattaataataaagataacctcgtagacgcttttacgaaaatagtactaaataagggattagagtaattcgtaagtaatagaaaagttattatacgaataaaaagataagttatataaaaagagtaaagaaaagggggaaaaggagacgacttaataaacgggcccgaggttaaattatacctctaaccgtagcggttaaatcgataaaaaaaaaagaaagttagtatcggattaaaagtctaatttaactgcggtatatagccgactgcgcaggggctaattaggggccttatttacgattatcgtagctagcttaacttatagttagaacctcttttttatacctactacgcagatatttatatagtttaattaatctcttcgttaactacggttcgaactaactactttataatagggataccaacatgTACAAATCTTTACGACTCATAATTTGTTCTTAATTGAGATATACAAGACCTCCGCTGTTGCAAGCACTTCGCCGTTCTCATCCTCTAATTGAGCCGCAACAAAATACTTGCGGCCCTCAACTCTGGCTATCCTCGATCTCACTAGCACCGTTCCCGGCGCAGGAACAGGCTTTCGAAATGACGTGTTCAAGTAACCCGTTCTGAAATCTTTGTTGGGCTCTGTACCCGCCGGCCTCTGGGCTACAATGTGAATGCCCGTAACTTCATCCATCACCAAGGCAACAACGCCTCCGTGAGCCGTCTCGGGAAACCCAATCATGCCATGGTCAAACGTGATGAGAGAACACAACTCATCGACCTTCCAATCGGGACCTTGCGGCTTGGGGTGTATGATCAACCAGGCTTTGATTGTGTCTGGTGTGTTGAGAGTCCCGCCGACGTACGTGTTCTCTCTTGTAGGAAGAACAGTTCTGTTTTGGGAGACTTGCACCACGTGGGACGAAGTATCGGATTGACTGAGGAGTCTGGCACACCATGGGATGGATGCGAAATGCTTGTAATCAGGGTGTGACTTGACGTCGGTGTCAGTCATGGTCGGCGAGTTGATAACTGGGTCAATAAGGAACTCAAGACGTTGATGACAGAATTGCAAGTGACAAGTGAGGGTGAGGGGTCCGGCCCCGACACCTCGGGTTCGGACTGTTGCGGTGGGTCTCACGAGACACCCGAGGTAGTGTAACTTGGAGGGGAAACTAGCGCAGGGGTTGGAGGACCCTATCGCGTCCTTGCAGTTAAGCTGAATGCACATGGAGGCTTGTCTAGGACTAGCTAGCACAAGAGGCGTACAACCCTGAGCATTTTTCTGCACTCCATCAACGGCCACTTGTCGATATATCGGACGACACGTGGACGTCTCGGTTTTGGTCTCATTCTCGAACACTTCGTATCATGGTCCAAGTAGCGGCTTCAGCACCCATGACTCGCAGCCCAGCCATGCCATGTCACCACGTAATATTGAACCTTTGCGGATCACGGAAGCAATAGCGCTATTCTAGACAACCGACACCAGTCATACATAACATGCAATGAAGTCGGTTCAGGGCTACAGAAAGTGAGTTTTAAGCTTGTTATAATCTGATTTCCAAGCCATCGAAAGCTTCTTAGAGTTTCGCGCCTCGATCAGAAGCTCGTTTGTGCTCCTCGCGCCACGCAAGGTCACTCAGAATCTCCTCACTCCCCCCACCAATGACTTTCAAACGGAGGTCCCGAGAAATCTGCTCCGTCATGGTCACCCCCTTTTCGTAGCCTATTCCGCCGTGGATTTGCTGGCTCTCTCTAACGGCTTGCTCTACGATCCTGCCGCCTTGGATCTTTGCCAACGCAATTCTGCTTGCAACGTCCTTGGTCTGCCAGCCGTGAATATGGACGTGGTAGGCAATTTGCTCCAGCCACGCCCAATGGCCCTCGACCTCGCGAGCAAGCGCCGCCAGCTTATGCCGTATAATCTGATTCGAGGCGAGAGGTTTTCCAAATGTCTCTCGATCATGTGCGTGCTGCAGTGCCTCCGAAAGACATATTCGGGCTTGTCTGTTGCAGTCCACTGTGAGGATGAAGCGCTCCTTATTGAAGTTTCGCATGATGATAGGGAACGCCCCGTTCTCTTTGCCCAGCAAGTTATCAGCTGGCACCTTCACGTCTTCCAATACGACCCATGAGGAACCACCGGCGTTGTGCCCGGAATTGTGGATCTTCCTGATCGTGACACCGGGGGAGTTCAAAGGCACGACCAGCAGCGAGATACCACTCCGCCCTGGCTCGCCCATTCGGACGGCGGTGGTCATGTGGGTTGCCCAAGGTGCTCCCGTAACCCACTTCTTGCGGCCGTTGACGACATAGTGTTTGCCGTCGGGAGCTTTCTCTGCAGCAGCCCGGATGGCGCTCACATCACTGCCGGCCGTGGGCTCCGTGATGGCGAGACAGAAGCTAGTCTCCCAGGTAAAGAGACCAGGAAGCCATCGTCTCTTCTGCTCCTCAGTCCCGGCAGCAAAGATGGGCGGCGCACCCACATTGGATGCCCCCGCCAGAGCGAGGGGGACCCCACTGGGCATGCGGGCCATCTCGTCCATGAGAATCAGCTCGTGAAAGACATCCAGCTTGTCGAACGCAATACCCGCAACAGTCATGAGTTCCTTGGGTCGGTACTCTTTTGGGACATCGAGGAAAGCAAGACCGGACTTGGCAAACTTCAACCTCGCTGATAGAGGGGCTTCCCCAGCTGCCTCCCATTCCTGCGCGTAGGGAAGCAAGTGAGTGTCGACAAAGTCTCGTACGTACGTCTGGAACCGCCGGTGAGAGTCATTGTAGTAGGGACTCTCCAGAGCATGGAACCACGCCGGCTCGCCCCACCTGAATCCCGTGTTAGATGACAACTTGAACGAATGAGGAAAAAGGAGGGATCGGGGTAGTACGGAGCGAGGACGCCTGTCGTCTTGTATTCCTTACCGGGACCGGCCTGCCTTGATCCTTTGGCGGTTATCTCGGACATGTTGCAATTTCGTTGCCAGTTCTGTGACCTGTTATGCATTTGATGTGCGGAGATTGGTGCTGATGACTGGACATCCGTGTCCAAGGGGCATGGGTCTCCTAATTGAATGAGCTGGTCCTTGAGAGCACTTGGGAACGCTTTTTGATGAAGTAGCAGGCGATAGACATCGCGCGGGGAAGAGGAAGTTGCAACCAAAGCATGTTACGCTAAAAACTTTGCGTTTGCAGGGAAGCACTTTCAAGTGAAGTTTGTATCAGACGTGACTAGTTCAATGCGATGCGATCAAGTTGGCGCGAGTCAAGAGAGCAAAAATCAACGGCGATTGCTCAATCTGGCCGGTTCCGCCTGGACTCCGCTTCAGCTCAAGaggtgttggtgttggtcAGTTCGTCCGGGGAAGACAACAAGGGTTATCGGTCTTGGCCTCCGAGAGACAACCCGCGGGGTCCTGACAAAAGTCCGAGGACCTGGATCCCGCTCCGTACCACGCGCCTACCAGCCCCAATCAAGAGAGCTTGCCTAACGTGATTTACGACCAGTGCATCGTAGCGAGAACAAAAGCTTGTTTCATTGACAATCCCAGTTATTCCGTTGTGGAGTGCCAGCGACTCGTTTAATTCGTGGTGATTCAAATCCCCTCACGCGGCAAGGGGGTGCCTACAACTTCTTTTAGACTTTGGTGCAACAACGTCAAGTACTCTCTACACAACTTCACACGTCGTATGAATAAacatataactaaatagtggTCGACCGAAGATCCTGTACTTCGACAATCTTTCCACTTCTTGGGTTAACAGCGAGTTCCTGCATGGTAATAAACTTAATCCTCAACGGGTTGATGAGGTCCTTCTCGACGTGTTCCCGAAACATGGGACGCACCACGCCCATCTCTTCCCTCAGCTCCGCCTGCAGCTGGGAACTCTCCTCATCTGTAGCCGGGGTAAATGCGATGTTCAGAGTCAAGAGGTCTTTTCTGTCTTCTCGTGTGACAATGGCTTGCAAACGCCGGACTGGTCGGCCTCTGAGGATCGTGGACACTATGCGCCGGAGGTCCACGAAGTCGACGGAAACGGGTCCGAGGCGGATGGCCGTGCGGTCCCTGTCGAGGACACGGAAAAGGCCTAGAGCTGGGTCAACCCAAGCGGCCCGATCTCCAGAAGGGTAGCGAACAATGGGCATGAGTTGACGCTCCAGGTTGGTCACGACCAAGCTGCCGACCTCTCCTGGGGTAGTAGTGACCTTGCCGTCTTCAGTGATGATCTCCACGATGATGTTTGGATCGTTGACTTGGTGAAGCCTGGTGTCATTTGTGTAGTGCTCTGGCTTCGGTGGTAAGCCGATGATTCCGCAGTCCATAGACCCGTAGACGACTGATCTGATTGTTGCGTTCGGGAAGGCAACTTTCAGCAGCCCGGCCTGATCATCATAGAATGCTTCCCCTGAGAAAAGCAGCAGGCGGACATATGAGTGGGTCTTGCCACTGCTGAGGATGCGTTCTGAGAGTTGCGACATGGTAGTCACCGTGGCGAGGATGACCGTTGCCTCGAACTCAACGATCTGTCGTTCCATAGACTCCAAGGATACGTGTCCAGCTATGGGAAGCTGGACTGCACCGCTCGGAAGATGATAGACAGAGAGGATGTGCAATAAGAAGCTGCCGTAGAGGTCGCCGGCGTAGAACAGATTGGCAACCATGTCTCCCTCGCCGACTCCGCAGCGTCCCAAGCTCTCTGCTAGTTGTGTCGAAAGGCCATGAAGTTCCTTCTGGTTGTAGAACGACACTTTGGGGTGTGTGGTTGTTCCTGGACAGAGCAATGTTAGTAAACATGTATTACAAGTTGGTCAACCCGTCATGGAGTCTGGAAGGCAGCCTATGATAAGTGGTATGAGAATTGCGCACAACTCGCCTCCAGTTTTAAAAACAATACCATCTTTCTGTTTTGATGTCACAACCTTACTGTTCCGACATGTGTTTGATGCCCAGAAAGACTCATGGTCAACGACGGGCAAATCCCTTAAAGACACCGACGCATCTTCAAGAGTCTTACACAGCTTCCAGGACTGGGCGTAATAAGGAGAATTCAATTTGACAAATCTGATGAAGTCTTCGAGCCTTCTGGCCTTGGAAACCGTCATGTTGTTGTTGTAGTCAGTGCATCTAGAGTTTGGGATGCTACGAGTTCAGCTTCAACTCGAGGCTTCGAATAAGTACTCGAaggaaaagtacggccttcGGTTATGCCACAACAATTCTCAAGTGCCCCCTCATAACTGCAACATAGACACGAATCTCACCGGCAAACGGGTAACGGCACACGCAAATTGTCGGAATTGATTACTTCCTAGATCCTCGCCGTTGGAACTCCCTCTTGCGAATCTCACAAGAGTTCTGCGTTGTATGCGTACAGCGATTAAAGTTTCGACTCGCAGGGAGTTGCGACGGCTCTGATTGAGGCAAGAGTTGCCATACTGACAATTGTCAGTAGACATCCGTACTTGCACCAAACCCAAGACAACCAGAGAGAGAAAGGGTTGCCCCGGATCCCGATCCTCGTAACCTCTGCTCATTTCTAGAATCCACAACGAAGCCAATTAAGCTTTTGACTGCTTCCGTCCAACGGCGCAAAGTCTCGCAATCTGGACAGGACGTGCGCCGAGGCCCCCGCTAACCCCAACCTTGTGCTCAGGCCCGGCCTCGTCAGATTGACAAAGATAGCAGATGGTAGCTGGCAATACAAGAGAGACCGTAGACGGCTCAGCCACAGAGCCGGTCGAACTCGTTCGGGAAGCTCAAAAGGGGGCGCATTAGCACATGTCAAAGGTCAAAGGGAAATGAATGACTTGTGCGTCCCTTTCTCCCGCAATCCTCCCCCCCTCTTTCCGTAAAGCCCCGAGTGGGACGCGACGTTACCGCACGGTCCCATGTTTTGAACAGCTTGGGGGCGGTCTCTGAATCTGGGCAATGAGGGGAGAGCGATTGGAGAAGATGGAGAGGTTCCTGAAGCCAAAGACCCCCACCGTTTGGCCAATGGAGTTTGTCGAAATGCCACTCTGTCAACAAATGGAGTTCCCAGGGTCCTGTTAGGTGCTACCACCGTCTTTCTCTGCCTTGGAACTCCACGTTAAACGAGATTCAAGCTCAAACATACACAGTGGGTTTCATTTCCCACTTGGAAGCAGAGAGCAAGGGGTGCAAAAGTGTTGGGGTTGAGAACCTTTGTGTGGGCTTTTTCCAAGACTTCTGTTATCCGCACGTGGAACCGGACCCTTGGAAATCTTGCACGACTAGGCCAAATTGCGTTTAGTTCCGTTTAAGCGA
The window above is part of the Colletotrichum lupini chromosome 9, complete sequence genome. Proteins encoded here:
- a CDS encoding acyl-CoA dehydrogenase domain-containing protein, which gives rise to MSIACYFIKKRSQSSAPISAHQMHNRSQNWQRNCNMSEITAKGSRQAGPGKEYKTTGVLAPWGEPAWFHALESPYYNDSHRRFQTYVRDFVDTHLLPYAQEWEAAGEAPLSARLKFAKSGLAFLDVPKEYRPKELMTVAGIAFDKLDVFHELILMDEMARMPSGVPLALAGASNVGAPPIFAAGTEEQKRRWLPGLFTWETSFCLAITEPTAGSDVSAIRAAAEKAPDGKHYVVNGRKKWVTGAPWATHMTTAVRMGEPGRSGISLLVVPLNSPGVTIRKIHNSGHNAGGSSWVVLEDVKVPADNLLGKENGAFPIIMRNFNKERFILTVDCNRQARICLSEALQHAHDRETFGKPLASNQIIRHKLAALAREVEGHWAWLEQIAYHVHIHGWQTKDVASRIALAKIQGGRIVEQAVRESQQIHGGIGYEKGVTMTEQISRDLRLKVIGGGSEEILSDLAWREEHKRASDRGAKL
- a CDS encoding AMP-dependent synthetase/ligase — translated: MVANLFYAGDLYGSFLLHILSVYHLPSGAVQLPIAGHVSLESMERQIVEFEATVILATVTTMSQLSERILSSGKTHSYVRLLLFSGEAFYDDQAGLLKVAFPNATIRSVVYGSMDCGIIGLPPKPEHYTNDTRLHQVNDPNIIVEIITEDGKVTTTPGEVGSLVVTNLERQLMPIVRYPSGDRAAWVDPALGLFRVLDRDRTAIRLGPVSVDFVDLRRIVSTILRGRPVRRLQAIVTREDRKDLLTLNIAFTPATDEESSQLQAELREEMGVVRPMFREHVEKDLINPLRIKFITMQELAVNPRSGKIVEVQDLRSTTI
- a CDS encoding thioesterase superfamily protein yields the protein MAGLRVMVFENETKTETSTCRPIYRQVAVDGVQKNAQGCTPLVLASPRQASMCIQLNCKDAIGSSNPCASFPSKLHYLGCLVRPTATVRTRGVGAGPLTLTCHLQFCHQRLEFLIDPVINSPTMTDTDVKSHPDYKHFASIPWCARLLSQSDTSSHVVQVSQNRTVLPTRENTYVGGTLNTPDTIKAWLIIHPKPQGPDWKVDELCSLITFDHGMIGFPETAHGGVVALVMDEVTGIHIVAQRPAGTEPNKDFRTGYLNTSFRKPVPAPGTVLVRSRIARVEGRKYFVAAQLEDENGEVLATAEVLYISIKNKL